The Anabas testudineus chromosome 5, fAnaTes1.2, whole genome shotgun sequence region tgttttatttcagagacCTGCTGTTCATGTAAATTTCTCATATAAACAGATGATACTACGTTGATGCTCTTATCACTTATCTCCATAAAGGAAGATGAAGGGGAGGATgaatagcaaaataaaatggGTCAGTACTATAGAAaggttgttttttattcttaaaaCAATAGTGGCGAGCAGAAGTTTACTGATTGATGTTTTGGTCTTGCAGTTGAGTATTATTTCTTTTTGATGACTATAGTGGAGAATATATATTCAGAAAGGTTAATGTTCTTATATCTTGGTTAAACTACATTGAAATTCCGTCCTCAATCTAACACAAGTGATTGCACCTTTGATTTCCAGTTGATGCTAATTGCATGAATaaggttaaaaagaaaacacaaccatGGCTTTCTCTGTTTTAACCTTGCCTGTGAGTAATACACCGTGGCTCCACATGTTGAAAACCTGCCTGGAAGTAAGAAGCAGGTTGTGAGACTAAAGATGGGAGAGTACACAATCATATTGTTAGCTACTgaacatgaaatgaaacacaggGTACAAGGTAAACCACCTTAACAGAAGCAGTGGCTGTCCTCACAAAAATGACATGCCATGCACTATTCCTTATTTACACAACCTTGCATTAAAAAGCAGCAAAGTGGACCCGGACCTTGTCCATAGATGCTGGATTACCACAAGTATCTGCATAGATCTGATCATGAAACACAAAGATGGTATGGGTGGATATCTgcaccattaaaaaaacatattggtGAGATTTAAACAGACGCACTATAAATTCAACTTTGTATTTAGAAATTCTGAACGACAAGATGACTCCCAGTCTTGAAGCTTAGCATGGACCAGGGGTAGACCGTCCTGGTCCTGGATACCAGctgctctgcttgttttccaactgtctCTGCCCTTCCCCTCTGTGGATGACCTGGATCAGCTGGGTTCTTCCGATCAGAAGCTGTGAGTGCAGGGATGGTtgggaaaacaagcagggctgtggcCGTCTACTCTTTGCATGGACGAGTGCAGGAGGTTCTGTCCTTTTATATCTAAAATATTTACCTATACTTTAATTAGAcaatttctaaaaacatttagcTTTGCTTTCATTGGACTTTGGGAAAATGTATATGATGGATGagagagtctttttttttttgtgtgctgGAGTGAGCTTGCTCCTCCCTCCTGCAGAGATGAGGTATAAAGCTGTTTTCTGCCCTTTCCCAGCTGCCCAGTATCTGCCTGGAGACAACACTTGTTGCTCACTGGAAATTCACCCACTGAACTCCCACTGCGTTTGGTTTCCTTGGAATTACCTTTTAGTGATATTGTTCAAACTTAACTCCAGACTCTGCCTGTATACTCTTACTTTCTGAATCTTTGCATTTCCACTGTCTTCACCTGGAATGGTGATTGGACGCATTTCAGGTGTTCGGGGGATGAAAACATGGCTCTGTTCAGTGTAAATATCAGCAACACCACCTTGGACAGCGCGGTGTTTGGGGATGAGCCGCGAGATGAACGCCTGGCACAGGTGGAAATAGCTCTTTTgtccatcatcttcatcaccgCAGGCTTCCTCAACTTCGGGCTCTTGTTGGCGCTGTGGAAACGGAGGAAGCAGCTCTCCAGGATGCGCGTCTTCGTTTTCCACCTGTGCGTCGCCGATCTGGTGGTCACATTCTTCCAAGTTTGTCCCCAGCTGATGTGGGACATTACAGACAGATTTGTGGGTCCTGATATATTATGTCGCGCAGTGAAGTACCTGCAGGTGGTCGGGATGTTTGCCTCCACTTATATGATAGTCGTGATGACACTAGACCGATATCAAGCCATATGTAACCCCATGGTAACTTTCCAGAGGCGCAGGGCGCGCTGGAACGGACCGGTGTGCGCCGCCTGGTGCGTCTCTCTCGTCGGCAGCCTCCCGCAGGCTTTCATCTTCTCCAGGATCGAGGTCGCCCCTGGTGTGTACGACTGCTGGGCGCAGTTCATCAAGCCGTGGGGATCGAGAGCCTACGTGACCTGGACGACTCTGGTCATATTCATCCTGCCCACCGTCACGATAATCGCGTGCCAGGTGCGCATCTGCCGCGCCGTGCACATCAACTTGCACATGAAGACGCACCACGTCGGAGACGCAGGGAGCAAGTCGCTGTCCTCCAGGGCGAGCAGCGTGGCGGGGATGTCCAAGGCGAGGGTGAAGACGGTGAAGATGACCGTGGTCATTGTGCTCGCCTACATCGTCTGCTGGACACCTTTCTTCACCGTGCAGCTGTGGTCTGTGTGGGACGCAGAGGCGCCCTCTCAGTGTAAGAAAAGAGGGGTACATTCTGAAATAAGACTGATCACAAATGTGATAATAATTGTTAAACTGAAAGACGAATGAGGCAAATGATAAGAGAGAAATTGTCATTTTTCTcactgtgaaataaatcaatGACCTGAAAAATAGAAGCATTGGCACTGAAACAACTGTATCTGGGGTGAAAGTGTACTTTTTggaaacatacatacatttttggTCCATCTCTTTATACCCATTTTTAAACtatctatatataaataatttatttagttatttatgtGCTTTTCAGTGCCCGTCTTCTCTATTCATTACCATCAGTTACCtctttgtgtcattgttttgaCATGATGGATAAGGCTGTCAGTGGAGGGGTGAAGAAGAAAGTGACATGCATGATGATAGGGAGCTGGCCAGCTCCTTCTtactctgctgttgtttttattcatagcATTGAGTTGCATTTTACAGCGATTGTCACAGTAGTCCAGGGTTCCTGGTGAACTTagggaagctgctgctgtgtgtgtgacattagGCTGACATCCAGATCATTTGGAGAGAGGATGTCTCCTTAGTATGTAGATCAGCCTCTTCTCAGCCCGTACCCTGAAAGCCCTCCCCCTCCATGCTACAACAGTGACAGACAATTTACCACCGAGATTATCAATgtgaaaaaatagaaatgtattaaaaaaaaaaaaaaagataaaagaaaattatagtTTGAATGCCAGTGTTTCTTTGTTCAGTTCAGGTTTCGTTTTCAAAACCAAATGACCACTTGATGATGTTTCAAAGTTAAAACCTATTCTAAAGTGCCGTTTCAAATGAAACGGATGGGATCAAGTATACTTCTCTCATTTCTTCCTcctgtgttttcagctgcaaCCTTCACCGTCCTCATGCTGCTGGCCAGTCTGAACAGCTGCGTGAACCCCTGCATCTACCTGCTGTTCAGCAACAAGCTGCCCAAGAGACTGGTGAGCCTGATGTGCATGGCTCATCCTGATGGGAAGGAGTCCATGCAGGAGGAGCCCACCACGGCCAGCTCCCTGTACATTAGCCTCAAGAGCCTGTCGGACTGCAGATGAAAAGCCTGATGTCTCcgatttttaattttttttttttctcaactcAGGCCAGCCTGTTGAACAAGATGTAAAATGATTGTTAGTCAGAGTCAGTGAGTGAAATCTTCAAATCCTAATTCTGACCAGAGAACTCCCAAGATGAGTCCTTTGCTTTTAACCTCACCCATGACTGTTTGGCATCTAACTGGGGCTCAGCTCTGATTTGTAATGCTAATAGACCAGCAGTGGTCATTGTATTATGCACTGCGTAGGCTTAGGCTGTTGGTAAGCATTCACATTTAATAAGAGTATTTTTCACAGCAGGGAGGGTGAGTATATTAAAACTTAATCTGTAACTTATAATCATGATTTGAACATtcagatttcatttatttgttgtttgtaggATGTGTCCTGTCAACAGATTTAcactcacagtacagtactacaCCTTTGTTATTTAATGTTGGCATCAAACATAATTCTTTACTGTTTACTgacatataaaacacattttattctgtaGCCACAGCAGAATATGAACCCCTTTGTTTCGTCCGGTAAAGTTGTAATAACTGATATATATCACATGTCATTTGAATGTGAATGATTCCTTACTCTATAGTTCATCTGTATACAAAAGCACAGACATGTATATGATAAgaaaagtcattttgttttggttggaCTAGTTTGTACAACATATGACTGTTAAGTATTAGATATCTTTAAATATGCAGTAAGATGCTCGCTGACAAAAGTTataacatgttcatgtttttcaaaCCTCTTCTTCAAACCCCTCAAGAGGTGGTGGTGTCTCAGACGTGGtcaaataaaccttttttatgTCCGTCTCTTCTTGTGACTGTTATTTTCCCCCTCGTCAGCGTGGTCTTGCCGAGAAACATTCTTTTGAATTtgaagattaaatatttattttcactcaCTTGAATAGGGCTCAGAGACACGCGCGTCTGTCAGCAGTTTATCTTGTTTCTCCACAGGCCTCTGTTTTGTGCCGTACGTCACCTCAAGCTGGTGAGTGACAGACGGAAGAAAGGCATTTTTCAAAGAtaattgctgtgttttgtgGCTGTGATTTACATATGTCTCATTAGTTGCAGCATGTCATTACGCTGTAGCTCTAGACGAGCTGAGCCAGGGGAGGAACATGAGCGTAACCTGAAAAGGAAAAGTTGTTTGTCCACATCAGAGACTGTATGTCTGGCATTGGACTTGGACTCAATTCTGACCTTTAATACTAATAGAATGACCAGCAGACACCACTGCAGCATCCCCAGGTAGCAGAGCACAGTCGGATGTGGAATACAATGCAACTGAGAAGTCAACAGTGAAAATAGAAGCAACCAGTGTCCCTCAATACTAACAAtactaacaaaaaaacacaatatacagGAGGTTTTTTAAACAGACAGTTGAAAATTTGGTATGAAGACATTATTCCTAGTGACTTTTTATGAATATACTGTGCTAAGACGCTCAAATACACAATTCAGCCTTCAGCAAGCTCAAAATGGTTCATTTCACTTTAGCTGTGTTGGTGATGTTTGGGATGTTTTATGCATCTAAAGCACCTTTCACTGACCTTCTATTTGCATTCAATAACAACCCAGCCAGTTTTTCCCAGCAGGGGTTTTCAGTACCTCCGAATGATTCAGAAACCTGAGgtttgtctgtatgtctgtttttCCATGTCAAATTTGACAGCTTGACAGAATGCTTCAAAAAATGGTGAAATACTTCTTGTTTAGCAACTTTAACTGTTAATGAATACAATATGCAATCAAATGaaattaacatttctgttttgctttcaacatgtttttggtTTCCTTaggtttttttatatattgttttttttttgggaacACAGCAATCACAGCAAACCTCAAATGTTGCTGCAACATATTGATTGGATTTAAATGTTGTAAGTGAGACGTTCACCACTCCTAATGATGACCACAGAACATCTGCAGATGCATAAAAAGAGTATTATTAAACAGACTATTTCATGAGGATGAATAGGAGACAACTTGCATCTGCATTCACTACTAGGTGAGCTATGACATACAACCTCTGGAATATACTAGGTCACAGACTTCAAAAGTCATTTACAGGGAATTCCTTAATTTTGAAGATGCTTCCTTACCCTCTAGTAGTTCATGACAGAGGTTTGttatgaaagaaaatgtggctaatttgagaaaaaacatttcaacacaatgTCAAAATTATGTTGCTtagtttaaaccttttttttcttactaCTTACGGAGAAAAATAATGTAGAAATTGAATTTTGCATGGACAGTATGTGTAAATATGGCATGGCATGATTTCTCAGATGGTTTAAGACTCAATTCTACAACATGTGGTCCTCTGTGCACATCTCCTTGCACGCAATTCATATTTAAGCAAACAGATGTATAGTTTACCCTGAATAATAGAATAGAAGTGTATGTGTCATGTCCAGGATGCTTTCATTAGCATCCaataaataatcaaacacaTGTATATCGAGATATTTTGATCCAACAAGAGACAGACACGACACCAACGCTGCTGTGCTCCAGATGTTTTAGTGTCGTGCAAGTGTGAGTTTCTCATAAAACTTTTAAAGAGCGAGTGAGATGAATAAAGCACTGTATAATTCATAAGCCTGACGTCAgcttaattaaaatgaaacagggCTGTGAATTCATTATGGCTGCTTATCCCAGGAATATGTCTGTGTCCTTCCGGACCTGAGGGATGTATTC contains the following coding sequences:
- the si:dkey-178o16.4 gene encoding vasopressin V2 receptor, with product MALFSVNISNTTLDSAVFGDEPRDERLAQVEIALLSIIFITAGFLNFGLLLALWKRRKQLSRMRVFVFHLCVADLVVTFFQVCPQLMWDITDRFVGPDILCRAVKYLQVVGMFASTYMIVVMTLDRYQAICNPMVTFQRRRARWNGPVCAAWCVSLVGSLPQAFIFSRIEVAPGVYDCWAQFIKPWGSRAYVTWTTLVIFILPTVTIIACQVRICRAVHINLHMKTHHVGDAGSKSLSSRASSVAGMSKARVKTVKMTVVIVLAYIVCWTPFFTVQLWSVWDAEAPSQSATFTVLMLLASLNSCVNPCIYLLFSNKLPKRLVSLMCMAHPDGKESMQEEPTTASSLYISLKSLSDCR